A region of Synechococcus sp. WH 8016 DNA encodes the following proteins:
- the trmH gene encoding tRNA (guanosine(18)-2'-O)-methyltransferase TrmH codes for MPILPRRFERLRAVLNQRMANLTVLVEHVDKPHNLSAILRSCDAVGVLEAHAVSLSGRSRTYNSTAQGSQRWVPLHDHPNIEAAVKKLKDRGFHLYGTNLSVDAVDYRDCDFTGPSAFVLGAEKWGLSENATQLMDTDVFIPMRGMVQSLNVSVATATLLFEALRQREAAGLAPSDGEGIPAENYDNLLFEWAYPDVALWCREQERAYPTLNSEGEIQEELPRNRKLRC; via the coding sequence ATGCCCATCCTTCCCCGTCGTTTCGAGCGGTTGCGTGCGGTCTTGAACCAACGCATGGCCAACCTCACCGTTCTGGTCGAGCACGTGGACAAACCCCACAACCTCTCTGCGATCCTGCGCAGCTGCGATGCCGTTGGCGTGCTGGAAGCCCATGCCGTGAGCCTCAGTGGCCGCTCGCGCACCTACAACAGCACGGCCCAAGGCAGCCAACGCTGGGTGCCCCTGCATGACCACCCCAACATCGAGGCAGCTGTTAAAAAGCTCAAAGACAGGGGCTTTCACCTGTATGGCACCAATCTGAGCGTGGATGCGGTGGATTACCGCGACTGTGACTTCACCGGTCCCAGCGCCTTTGTTTTAGGGGCAGAGAAATGGGGACTCAGCGAAAACGCCACCCAGCTGATGGACACGGACGTGTTCATCCCGATGCGCGGCATGGTGCAGTCGCTCAACGTATCGGTGGCCACCGCCACCCTGTTGTTTGAGGCACTGCGGCAGCGGGAAGCGGCAGGACTTGCGCCCTCCGATGGGGAGGGGATCCCAGCAGAGAACTACGACAATCTGTTATTCGAGTGGGCCTATCCCGACGTTGCCCTGTGGTGCCGCGAACAAGAAAGGGCTTATCCAACCCTCAACTCGGAGGGCGAGATTCAAGAAGAGCTTCCACGCAATCGAAAACTGCGCTGCTAA
- a CDS encoding glycine zipper 2TM domain-containing protein, with protein MKRAGFAVALMLMSAAAAATAPAFARPKNIYDPQSAYVDQRYGGSARDPWVGSNRDVYVNNQDTNSCLEGSVIGGLLGAGLGAVLSRGNGRWVGVPVGGAAGALLGCQVDGG; from the coding sequence ATGAAACGCGCCGGGTTCGCTGTTGCTTTGATGTTGATGTCGGCTGCTGCTGCTGCCACTGCACCTGCTTTTGCAAGGCCGAAAAATATCTATGACCCTCAATCTGCCTATGTCGATCAGCGGTATGGCGGTTCAGCTCGCGATCCTTGGGTCGGTTCCAATCGTGACGTTTACGTGAACAATCAAGACACCAATAGTTGCCTGGAAGGCAGTGTGATCGGCGGCTTATTGGGCGCTGGTCTTGGTGCTGTCTTGTCACGGGGCAACGGCCGCTGGGTGGGTGTTCCCGTTGGTGGTGCCGCTGGCGCCTTGTTGGGTTGCCAAGTGGATGGGGGCTGA
- the hisF gene encoding imidazole glycerol phosphate synthase subunit HisF, which produces MVALRLIPCLDVANGRVVKGVNFVGLRDAGDPVELACRYSEAGADELVFLDIAASHEGRATLVDLVRRTAASVTIPFTVGGGIASVEGITELLRAGADKVSLNSSAVRRPELVSEGAERFGCQCIVVAIDARRRSSGGWDVYVKGGRENTGLDAVDWARRVADLGAGEILLTSMDGDGTQAGYDLALTRAVAQAVAVPVIASGGAGCMDHIAAALDAGPEGGQASAALLASLLHDGVLSVEQIKLDLQGRGLLIRPLEPELAP; this is translated from the coding sequence ATGGTCGCTCTTCGTTTGATTCCCTGCCTCGACGTGGCCAACGGCCGGGTGGTGAAAGGTGTCAATTTTGTGGGCCTGCGTGACGCAGGCGATCCGGTGGAATTGGCCTGTCGTTACAGCGAGGCCGGAGCCGATGAACTGGTGTTCCTTGACATTGCGGCCAGCCATGAGGGACGCGCCACCTTGGTGGACCTCGTGCGTCGTACGGCTGCGAGTGTGACGATCCCCTTCACGGTGGGGGGCGGAATCGCTTCCGTGGAGGGCATCACGGAACTGCTGCGTGCCGGTGCCGACAAGGTGAGCCTGAATTCTTCGGCTGTTCGCCGCCCTGAACTGGTGTCTGAGGGGGCTGAGCGTTTCGGCTGTCAGTGCATTGTTGTGGCGATTGATGCGAGGCGCCGCTCGAGCGGGGGCTGGGATGTCTATGTGAAAGGTGGCCGAGAAAACACCGGATTGGATGCGGTGGACTGGGCCCGTCGGGTTGCGGACCTTGGGGCGGGGGAGATCCTGCTCACTTCAATGGATGGAGACGGAACCCAAGCGGGTTACGACTTGGCGCTTACCAGGGCGGTGGCTCAGGCCGTTGCAGTTCCAGTGATCGCCTCGGGTGGGGCGGGGTGTATGGATCACATCGCTGCCGCCCTCGATGCCGGGCCAGAGGGCGGCCAGGCATCGGCGGCCTTGTTGGCCTCACTCCTCCATGACGGTGTTCTCAGCGTTGAGCAAATCAAGCTGGATTTGCAGGGACGCGGTTTGCTGATTAGGCCCTTGGAGCCTGAGCTGGCGCCTTAA
- a CDS encoding prepilin-type N-terminal cleavage/methylation domain-containing protein, translated as MSLRAKSMIKRIPETRVEKGFTLIELLLSLSLGSLLFVVLLQLIGADLRLGSSMASRLRESAQQRRTLELIRDELAIGSSWEVDPVNSDQWPCGMAGRQPVLAIGLDGSKSQASAPTIVYSVGAAPSPIWRGQVLMRCGPAYGLDGVIRPGGTAQNRVLIDGLPKDDLGFQVRQDPHSKVLHLALEQEADRGSKRLRSAAVF; from the coding sequence ATGTCGCTGCGAGCTAAGTCGATGATCAAGCGAATTCCTGAAACACGAGTTGAGAAAGGCTTCACGCTGATCGAGCTGCTGCTCTCCCTTAGCCTTGGCAGTCTGCTGTTTGTGGTGCTCCTGCAGCTGATCGGTGCTGATTTGCGCCTTGGCAGCAGCATGGCGAGCCGTTTGCGTGAATCAGCGCAGCAACGGCGCACCCTGGAGTTGATACGTGATGAGTTGGCGATTGGCTCTAGCTGGGAGGTGGATCCTGTTAATTCCGATCAATGGCCCTGCGGCATGGCTGGCCGTCAGCCGGTGCTCGCGATTGGGCTGGATGGCAGCAAGTCTCAGGCTTCTGCTCCAACCATTGTTTACAGCGTGGGAGCAGCGCCTTCACCCATTTGGCGGGGCCAGGTGTTGATGCGCTGCGGGCCCGCCTATGGCCTCGATGGTGTGATCAGACCAGGGGGCACAGCCCAAAACCGCGTTCTTATTGATGGCTTACCTAAAGACGATTTGGGGTTTCAAGTCCGCCAGGATCCTCACTCCAAGGTGCTGCATCTCGCGTTGGAACAGGAAGCTGATCGTGGCTCCAAACGCCTTCGCTCTGCTGCCGTGTTCTAA
- a CDS encoding MGMT family protein — protein MIGSSRERGFDERVWHAVSLIPPGHLATYGQVADWLGAWGCARQVGWALRRLSLPSEVPWQRVINAKGRISMSLSREGSDWMQRQLLIAEGIPVDGDGRLPLQRFLWRPDLEALALEIHQFAIARE, from the coding sequence TTGATTGGGTCCAGCAGGGAGAGAGGTTTTGATGAGCGGGTTTGGCATGCCGTCAGCTTGATTCCGCCTGGTCATTTGGCCACTTATGGCCAGGTGGCTGACTGGCTTGGGGCCTGGGGCTGCGCCCGTCAGGTGGGATGGGCGTTGCGCCGGCTGAGCTTGCCGTCTGAGGTGCCTTGGCAGCGGGTTATAAATGCCAAGGGACGGATTTCGATGAGCCTGAGTAGGGAGGGATCCGATTGGATGCAGCGGCAGCTTTTGATCGCAGAGGGGATCCCTGTGGATGGAGACGGCCGGCTCCCGTTGCAGCGATTTCTCTGGAGGCCGGACCTCGAGGCGCTAGCTCTAGAGATCCACCAATTCGCCATTGCCCGTGAGTGA
- the chlG gene encoding chlorophyll synthase ChlG produces the protein MSDARQLLGMKGASGTSNIWKLRLQLMKPVTWIPLIWGVVCGAAASGNYEWRFDHVAAALACMVMSGPLLAGYTQTINDYYDREIDAINEPYRPIPSGAISLGQVKVQIWGLLIAGLAVSWGLDAWAGHSTPVLFLLALGGSFVSFIYSAPPLKLKQNGWLGNYALGASYIALPWWAGQALFGQLTWATALLTLAYSLAGLGIAVVNDFKSVEGDRALGLQSLPVAFGIGPASWISAGMIDLFQLLMVAVLIAIGQHFAAILLVLLIVPQITFQDIWLLRDPVEFDVKYQASAQPFLVLGMLVTALAIGHSPLTQGM, from the coding sequence GTGAGTGACGCCCGTCAGCTGCTCGGAATGAAAGGTGCCAGTGGCACCTCCAACATTTGGAAGCTGCGCTTGCAGCTGATGAAACCAGTCACCTGGATTCCCTTGATCTGGGGGGTGGTGTGTGGTGCTGCCGCTAGTGGTAATTACGAATGGCGTTTTGACCATGTGGCCGCTGCGCTGGCCTGCATGGTGATGAGTGGGCCTCTTCTCGCGGGCTACACACAAACCATTAACGACTACTACGACCGCGAGATCGATGCGATCAACGAGCCGTACAGGCCGATCCCTTCGGGTGCGATCAGCCTCGGCCAAGTGAAGGTTCAGATCTGGGGCCTGTTGATCGCCGGCTTAGCGGTGTCTTGGGGTTTGGATGCTTGGGCTGGACACAGCACTCCCGTGTTGTTCCTGCTCGCCCTTGGCGGCTCGTTTGTGAGCTTTATCTATTCAGCGCCTCCCCTCAAGCTGAAACAGAACGGTTGGTTGGGCAATTACGCCCTCGGGGCCAGTTACATCGCCCTTCCCTGGTGGGCAGGTCAAGCCCTATTTGGCCAACTCACCTGGGCGACGGCACTGCTCACGCTTGCCTACAGCCTCGCCGGCTTGGGAATTGCTGTGGTCAACGACTTTAAAAGTGTGGAAGGTGATCGCGCTCTCGGCCTTCAGTCACTCCCTGTTGCATTTGGGATTGGGCCCGCAAGCTGGATCAGCGCTGGGATGATCGACCTCTTCCAGCTCTTGATGGTTGCAGTTCTGATCGCAATCGGGCAGCATTTTGCAGCCATCCTGCTGGTGTTGTTGATCGTGCCTCAGATCACTTTTCAAGACATCTGGCTGCTTCGCGACCCCGTTGAATTCGACGTGAAATATCAAGCCAGTGCCCAGCCCTTTCTCGTGCTGGGAATGCTGGTCACAGCGTTGGCGATCGGCCACAGTCCCCTGACGCAGGGAATGTGA
- a CDS encoding transglycosylase domain-containing protein — translation MNRTRRHWFLIAGVAAAIGSGAALGQAAITRAIDATLPDARGINLFNRPGTITLLSSNGKVIQKLGPATREKIKPGQMPPLVMQSFIAAEDRRFFDHDGVDLWGIGRAVVTNLKQGSVREGASTITQQLARTVFLSQDRTVTRKLKEAALAYKLERQLSKEQILEQYLNFVYLGSSAYGVSDAAWVYFSKQPEDLTLPEAALIAGMPPAPSLYSPLVNPEIALQRRSIVISRMEQEGFITSGEAEAARNSPLALKPAIPKYYNSTAPYFTTWVAQQLPTLLTPEQLEVGGLKIRTSLNLDWQRKAQKVVREIAPNGTEGVIVSIAPGTGLVRVMVGGKNFYSSQFNRATQALRSPGSTFKLFPYSAAINAGVKAEDIFLDKPRCWNGYCPKNFGKKYFGNISLADALKNSLNTVAVQLQDKVGFDPIIAMANNLGIGNKRPLGRYYPMAIGAYEQTVLDMTAAYSAVTNRGVYVKPTAFEEIRGPGGDVLWSRRLDGDRGKRAMDSDVADTMNWMLQRVVSGGTGVAAKLDDRPVAGKTGTSEGGRDLWFIGSIPQLTTAVWFGHDNNAETKSNSGESAWAWKQFMNQIKSEFPAQKFPAKPNVVRPVLQRPGKKKASNPNQPNPGDGPLPDRDLFGEMDPSNDNSDTPKPAPTPRYVSPSGGPPVDEFFRPLPVQ, via the coding sequence GTGAATCGCACCCGTCGTCACTGGTTCCTGATCGCGGGTGTCGCCGCTGCGATTGGCAGTGGTGCGGCCCTCGGGCAAGCCGCCATCACACGCGCGATTGATGCGACCTTGCCCGATGCCAGAGGGATCAATCTCTTCAATCGGCCTGGCACGATCACGCTCCTCTCGAGCAACGGCAAGGTGATCCAAAAACTCGGGCCTGCCACCCGGGAGAAGATCAAACCAGGGCAAATGCCCCCGCTTGTGATGCAATCGTTCATCGCAGCGGAAGACCGTCGCTTCTTTGACCATGACGGCGTTGATCTCTGGGGGATCGGACGGGCCGTTGTCACGAATTTGAAGCAGGGCTCGGTGCGCGAAGGAGCGAGCACGATTACCCAGCAACTGGCCCGCACGGTGTTCTTGAGCCAGGACCGGACGGTCACGCGCAAGCTCAAGGAAGCAGCGCTGGCCTACAAGCTCGAGCGTCAACTCAGCAAGGAGCAGATCCTCGAGCAATACCTCAACTTTGTGTATCTCGGATCCAGCGCCTATGGCGTCTCCGATGCGGCTTGGGTGTATTTCTCCAAGCAACCGGAGGACCTGACCCTCCCAGAAGCGGCTCTCATCGCGGGCATGCCACCAGCCCCCTCGCTCTACTCACCGCTGGTGAACCCCGAGATTGCACTGCAAAGGCGCAGCATCGTGATCAGCCGCATGGAGCAGGAAGGATTCATCACCAGCGGCGAAGCGGAAGCGGCTCGCAACAGCCCACTGGCGCTCAAGCCCGCCATCCCGAAGTACTACAACAGCACGGCTCCCTACTTCACAACCTGGGTCGCCCAACAGTTGCCCACCTTGCTCACCCCAGAACAACTGGAGGTGGGAGGCCTCAAGATTCGCACCAGCCTGAATCTCGATTGGCAACGCAAAGCCCAGAAGGTGGTGCGTGAAATCGCTCCGAATGGAACAGAAGGTGTGATCGTTTCGATCGCCCCTGGCACAGGATTGGTGCGGGTGATGGTGGGAGGAAAAAACTTTTATTCCAGCCAGTTCAACCGCGCCACCCAGGCCCTGAGATCACCAGGATCCACCTTCAAACTGTTTCCCTACAGCGCAGCGATTAATGCGGGCGTCAAAGCAGAAGATATTTTTCTGGACAAACCGCGCTGCTGGAACGGTTACTGCCCCAAAAACTTTGGCAAAAAATATTTTGGCAACATCTCTCTCGCCGACGCCTTAAAGAATTCGCTCAACACGGTTGCGGTGCAATTGCAAGACAAGGTGGGCTTTGACCCGATCATTGCGATGGCCAACAATCTCGGCATTGGTAACAAGCGACCTCTCGGCCGCTATTACCCGATGGCCATCGGTGCCTATGAGCAAACCGTTTTAGACATGACGGCCGCCTATTCCGCCGTCACCAACCGCGGTGTATACGTGAAACCCACCGCCTTTGAAGAGATCAGAGGTCCTGGAGGCGATGTGCTTTGGAGCCGCAGGCTCGATGGCGATCGCGGCAAGCGTGCCATGGATAGCGACGTTGCCGACACCATGAATTGGATGCTGCAGCGGGTGGTGAGCGGCGGCACTGGAGTGGCAGCCAAGCTCGATGATCGCCCTGTGGCAGGAAAAACGGGAACCTCAGAGGGGGGGCGCGATCTCTGGTTCATCGGCTCGATTCCCCAACTCACTACGGCCGTTTGGTTTGGTCACGACAACAACGCAGAAACCAAGAGCAACAGTGGCGAATCCGCATGGGCCTGGAAACAATTCATGAATCAAATCAAGTCTGAATTTCCGGCACAGAAGTTTCCCGCCAAACCCAACGTTGTGCGGCCGGTTCTTCAACGACCTGGCAAAAAGAAAGCAAGCAACCCCAACCAACCGAACCCTGGAGACGGGCCTCTTCCCGATCGCGATCTGTTTGGTGAAATGGATCCATCCAATGACAACTCGGACACACCGAAACCCGCACCCACACCCCGTTACGTGAGCCCATCTGGTGGCCCCCCTGTGGACGAATTCTTCAGGCCTCTGCCGGTGCAGTGA
- a CDS encoding 16S rRNA (cytosine(967)-C(5))-methyltransferase, with protein sequence MSEPEVNGAKIGLPARRLAWEVLEAVAAGAYADVALERALRQNPLSPADRGLATELAYGCIRWRQWLDGWLDRLGKVPAHKQPPRLRWLLHLGLYQLLRMQRIPAAAAVDTTVELAKRHRLSKLSPVVNGVLRSALRAKEAGETLAVPHQPAERLALSHSLPVWFAESLLNWTGPDQAERVAIASNQVPPLDLRVNRLCSTPEFVAAELAEAGVPTQPIEACPDGLQVLAPAGDLRRWPGFEQGHWSVQDRSAQGVAPLLAPQPGDRVLDACAAPGGKTTHLAELMGDGGEIWAVDRSAGRLKRVAANASRLGCASIQALAADATDLLAQQPQWRGFFQRILLDVPCSGLGTLSRHPDARWRVTPATVEELLPLQARLLEAMLPLLAPGGRLVYATCTIHPDENVAQVNKLLQGHAHYQLESEQQRWPDPDGGDGFYTAVITAPITAPAEA encoded by the coding sequence GTGAGTGAGCCCGAAGTCAACGGCGCCAAAATTGGTTTACCGGCGCGTCGTTTGGCCTGGGAGGTGCTGGAGGCCGTGGCTGCGGGCGCCTATGCCGACGTGGCCCTAGAGCGGGCCCTTCGTCAAAATCCCCTGTCTCCAGCGGATCGCGGCCTGGCCACCGAGCTGGCCTATGGATGCATCCGCTGGCGTCAATGGCTGGATGGTTGGTTGGATCGTCTCGGCAAAGTTCCAGCCCATAAGCAGCCGCCTCGCTTGCGTTGGCTCCTGCATCTCGGCCTTTATCAACTGCTGCGGATGCAGCGCATCCCGGCTGCAGCAGCCGTCGACACCACGGTGGAGCTTGCCAAGCGCCACCGGCTCTCCAAGCTGTCGCCGGTGGTGAATGGTGTGCTGCGCTCGGCCCTACGCGCCAAGGAGGCCGGCGAGACCCTGGCGGTGCCCCACCAACCCGCCGAACGACTGGCGTTGAGCCACTCCCTACCCGTTTGGTTTGCTGAGAGCCTCCTGAACTGGACGGGTCCCGATCAGGCCGAGCGTGTGGCGATCGCCAGCAATCAAGTGCCCCCCTTGGATCTGCGGGTGAATCGCTTGTGCAGCACGCCAGAATTCGTGGCGGCTGAATTGGCCGAGGCTGGGGTGCCCACGCAGCCGATTGAGGCTTGCCCAGATGGCTTGCAGGTGCTTGCACCTGCAGGTGATTTGCGCCGTTGGCCGGGTTTTGAACAGGGGCATTGGAGCGTTCAGGATCGATCGGCCCAGGGGGTTGCTCCGCTGTTGGCGCCTCAGCCTGGAGATCGGGTTCTGGATGCATGCGCTGCCCCGGGAGGGAAGACCACCCATCTGGCGGAGCTGATGGGGGATGGAGGTGAGATCTGGGCCGTGGATCGCTCCGCTGGTCGTTTAAAGCGAGTGGCCGCGAATGCCTCTCGCTTGGGATGCGCTTCCATCCAGGCGCTGGCAGCGGATGCGACCGACCTGCTTGCACAACAGCCCCAATGGCGTGGTTTCTTTCAAAGGATCCTGCTCGATGTTCCTTGCTCGGGGTTGGGGACCTTGTCCCGTCATCCCGATGCCCGTTGGCGCGTCACGCCTGCCACGGTGGAGGAGCTGTTGCCGCTGCAAGCGCGCTTACTGGAGGCGATGCTGCCCTTGCTCGCCCCTGGTGGGCGATTGGTCTACGCGACTTGCACGATCCATCCCGATGAGAACGTGGCGCAGGTCAACAAGCTTCTCCAAGGCCACGCTCACTATCAGTTGGAGTCTGAGCAGCAGCGCTGGCCCGACCCCGACGGCGGTGATGGGTTTTACACCGCAGTGATCACTGCACCGATCACTGCACCGGCAGAGGCCTGA
- a CDS encoding sensor histidine kinase KdpD → MASGSNWRSKLLGSLEGQLQLATYTAVLIGFTGATTTGLWLSNRNQIRNGEAELQANADHLNNNLEAHRHLGQGHSARDWSPTIEEEVRQELRDQSSVRTTLWIELADGRLVLPTVGPIAIPQKMMRATMQAHKQDPKTRLISVEDEDYLTLLGRSYPTGERLWSSAKAIDAGRIQNEFLGWMILIGVGSMLLSLITITVMVRRIVRPLLHLSERSAALTADTLNQDPIPEMTAAPKEVRQLARTYSDLMERLALSWHDQRRFVSAVSHELRTPLTIVQGYLHRTIKRSKGLSDDERRGLKTAEEESIRMRMLLDDLLDLSRGDSGQLQLNQEVVDLGLLVEKVADLSQSNLTDRRLEVLNNIFIDESSEALADPGRLQQVLLDLIDNAAKYSAEGSLISLILRSHPDGIAIDVKDEGIGIPESDLPHIFKRFHRAKNSSGSSGTGLGLSVVALLMSAMGGEVCVQSKEGEGSCFSVILPKPASTASSAS, encoded by the coding sequence GTGGCATCTGGGTCCAACTGGCGATCAAAACTTCTTGGCAGCCTTGAGGGCCAACTTCAGCTGGCCACCTACACCGCCGTGCTGATCGGATTCACTGGGGCCACCACCACAGGGCTTTGGCTGAGTAATCGCAATCAAATCCGCAACGGAGAAGCGGAATTGCAGGCCAATGCGGACCATCTGAACAACAACCTGGAGGCCCATCGACACCTCGGCCAAGGCCATTCAGCCCGAGATTGGAGCCCAACGATTGAGGAGGAAGTGCGCCAAGAACTACGCGATCAATCCAGCGTGCGCACCACCCTCTGGATTGAGCTAGCAGATGGACGCCTCGTGCTGCCAACGGTGGGCCCCATCGCCATCCCCCAAAAGATGATGAGAGCCACCATGCAGGCTCACAAACAGGATCCCAAAACTCGGCTGATCAGCGTTGAAGACGAGGATTACCTCACGTTGCTTGGTCGCTCCTATCCCACAGGGGAACGGCTTTGGAGTAGTGCCAAAGCGATTGACGCGGGCCGCATCCAAAACGAATTTTTGGGTTGGATGATCTTGATCGGGGTGGGATCGATGTTGCTCTCACTGATCACGATCACCGTGATGGTGAGACGGATCGTGAGGCCTCTGCTGCATCTCAGTGAGCGCAGTGCCGCCCTCACCGCCGACACCCTCAATCAAGATCCGATCCCAGAGATGACGGCAGCACCGAAGGAAGTGCGCCAACTGGCAAGGACCTATTCCGACTTAATGGAACGGCTGGCCCTGTCCTGGCATGATCAGCGTCGCTTTGTGAGTGCCGTCAGCCACGAGTTGAGAACACCGCTCACCATCGTTCAGGGGTATTTGCACCGCACGATCAAGCGCAGCAAGGGATTAAGCGACGACGAACGTCGTGGACTAAAAACCGCAGAAGAGGAAAGCATTCGCATGCGGATGCTGCTCGACGATCTCCTCGACCTCTCGCGCGGGGACTCCGGCCAACTGCAACTCAACCAAGAAGTGGTGGACCTTGGGCTATTGGTCGAGAAAGTGGCTGATCTCAGCCAAAGCAATCTCACCGATCGCAGGCTTGAAGTGCTCAACAACATTTTTATAGATGAAAGCAGTGAGGCCCTGGCTGACCCGGGTCGACTCCAACAAGTGCTCTTGGATTTAATCGATAACGCTGCCAAATACTCCGCAGAAGGCTCTCTGATTTCGCTGATTCTTCGTTCTCATCCAGATGGCATCGCCATCGATGTGAAAGACGAAGGAATCGGCATTCCCGAGAGTGATCTCCCCCATATTTTTAAGCGCTTTCATCGCGCTAAAAACAGCTCAGGCAGCAGCGGCACCGGGCTCGGGCTCTCTGTTGTCGCGCTCCTGATGTCTGCAATGGGCGGAGAAGTTTGCGTTCAAAGCAAAGAAGGAGAGGGAAGCTGCTTCTCTGTCATCCTTCCAAAACCAGCATCAACAGCAAGTTCAGCCTCATGA
- a CDS encoding ABC transporter permease, which yields MKPLARSLALSFAVSPLGIARPTLSARMARWGLVIVGIYITVALLTPVLISAGFLPDPNAGLENAIYAPPSPQHWCGTDRLGRDVCVRTLQGSGVALQVVLLAVVLALVVGVPVGMISGYLGGGVDRVLVLLMDTLYTLPVLLLSVVLAFLLGRGIPNAAAALCVVYIPQYFRVVRNQTAQVKSELFVEAAQTLGAGPIWILRRYLFRNVITSVPVLLTLNAADAVLVLGGLGFLGLGLPETVPEWGSDLNLALAAVPTGIWWTALYPGLAMFVLVLGLSFLGEGLESWVSSTGRDAAN from the coding sequence ATGAAACCCCTAGCGCGTTCTCTTGCCTTGAGTTTTGCGGTCTCGCCTTTAGGTATCGCACGCCCCACCCTCTCGGCCCGCATGGCCCGATGGGGGCTTGTGATTGTGGGGATCTACATCACCGTTGCCCTGCTCACGCCTGTATTGATCAGCGCTGGCTTCCTTCCGGATCCCAACGCCGGTTTAGAGAATGCGATCTATGCACCGCCGTCTCCGCAGCATTGGTGTGGCACCGATCGGCTCGGCCGCGATGTGTGTGTACGCACATTGCAGGGGAGTGGTGTGGCTCTTCAGGTGGTGCTGTTGGCGGTAGTTCTTGCCTTGGTGGTGGGAGTGCCGGTTGGAATGATTAGCGGCTACCTGGGGGGCGGGGTTGACCGGGTGCTGGTTCTGCTCATGGACACGCTTTATACCCTTCCGGTGTTGCTGCTGTCTGTGGTCTTGGCGTTTCTGCTGGGTCGAGGGATTCCCAATGCAGCAGCAGCGCTGTGTGTGGTGTACATCCCCCAGTACTTTCGGGTGGTGCGCAATCAAACGGCCCAGGTGAAATCGGAGCTGTTCGTGGAGGCAGCACAAACCCTTGGGGCTGGTCCCATCTGGATCCTGCGGCGCTACCTGTTCCGCAATGTGATCACGTCAGTGCCCGTGCTGCTCACCTTGAATGCTGCTGATGCGGTGTTGGTGCTCGGAGGCTTGGGCTTTCTGGGGCTGGGCCTGCCAGAAACGGTGCCGGAATGGGGGAGTGATCTCAATTTGGCCCTTGCGGCGGTGCCCACGGGCATCTGGTGGACGGCCCTCTACCCCGGATTGGCGATGTTTGTGCTGGTCCTGGGTTTGTCGTTCCTTGGTGAAGGACTCGAGTCTTGGGTTAGCAGTACGGGGCGCGACGCGGCAAACTGA
- a CDS encoding DUF2862 domain-containing protein produces MSQQTSVTIDIGSKVRVTRVRDRISGALVELLKKDAIGTVVDFRTVDGKGIGVVVQLSDGSTSWFFEDEIAPG; encoded by the coding sequence ATGTCACAGCAGACGTCAGTCACGATCGACATCGGCTCGAAAGTCCGGGTCACCCGGGTCCGTGATCGCATTTCCGGTGCACTGGTGGAATTGCTCAAGAAAGACGCCATCGGCACCGTGGTTGATTTCCGCACTGTCGATGGGAAAGGAATCGGCGTGGTCGTTCAGCTCAGTGATGGCTCAACCAGCTGGTTCTTCGAAGACGAAATCGCTCCCGGCTGA
- a CDS encoding GspH/FimT family protein, which translates to MSLIEQLMVVSLVGMLASIPFVTGRGDRDQLQLDASARRLQVGLDRARSMARREQTACGLSLSEAGFAAPDEGIQPGAIPPCPGLGMALQEAFEQGPVALNTNLPAVLRFTANGLLLDGGIAVLSHQRLAKARCLVVSLPLGVSRIGSYQAPLPSNGGRLLSSRCLPDVAAS; encoded by the coding sequence ATGAGCTTGATCGAGCAACTCATGGTGGTGAGCTTGGTGGGGATGTTGGCGTCGATTCCATTCGTGACGGGTCGCGGCGATCGCGATCAGCTTCAGCTCGATGCCAGTGCTCGCCGCTTGCAGGTCGGTTTGGACCGGGCCCGGAGCATGGCTCGGCGTGAGCAAACAGCTTGTGGACTTTCTTTGAGCGAGGCAGGATTCGCGGCTCCTGATGAAGGGATTCAGCCTGGTGCCATTCCTCCCTGCCCTGGACTTGGCATGGCCTTGCAGGAAGCTTTTGAGCAGGGGCCTGTTGCCTTAAACACGAATCTGCCGGCGGTGTTGCGCTTCACCGCCAATGGTTTGCTTTTGGATGGTGGGATTGCCGTGCTCAGTCATCAGCGCTTGGCGAAAGCGCGTTGTTTGGTGGTGAGTTTGCCCTTAGGCGTGAGCCGGATTGGTTCCTATCAGGCTCCCCTTCCCTCCAATGGAGGGCGTCTTTTGAGTAGCCGTTGTTTGCCAGATGTCGCTGCGAGCTAA